The nucleotide sequence gtttttattatagACACTTAACATTCAAGAGCAAATATAATAATTTCTACTAGCATTGGGTTAAACATTTAAACAACTTAAACTTAAAAATATATGGATTGTaacttatcggttcggttcggtttttttcggttattgaaaatggttatccaaaaaccgaaccgaaattttcggttattaaaaatctgaaaaccaaaccgtcggttcttgtttcggttcggttttgtcggttattTGGGTTActgatgcgggcccaagcgtagaagagcgggccatccggtacttggaggcccaagatcgcgtcacaaaaggggcttcgctgaaatggctctaacttgggctacggaggtccgtttggggcgtgtgaccagtcaaaacgaacgggagaacgagctctaACTTGCTGCAAACGCcgacggcggtttgggtcatcgtccgtgccgaaaaaacgcttatttctattagttttttccatttttatgttttttcatgtattttgggcattttgtttttgggcttgtgtttggcccgttgtcttttttaggcccatttcgaatttctgtcattatttatatgttcctttagtgaatgaaacaatcagacttgaattttgagaaaagttatttttcacttcaaattccgtggcctttgggttgcaatttgggggttggggaagagacacacgggtattcgtagaatcaacgtgttgatCTTCGTTTATCGTATCACTCACTACATCAGTTACGGTTTGGTTttttcggttttctgctcacccctacTTGTGGGCTTGTGTAAATTTTTGATTCTTGTAGGAACGATTGTATCTTTTTAGGTCTTTTTTCATAATACTTGTTACAACTTCTATTGCACTCTGTACAAGTCACTACAGCTTCATTACCTTTGTTTTCTCTAATTATAATTTGTgggttatttttttttaaatctttatCAGATTTTCAATGCTTAGATATTGATATAGCTATCTTTTATAGTGAGTTAGATCTTCTTGTACTACTCCCACTTCACATAGTACAAAATCACATTTGTTTTTGCTGATTATAATTTTAGTGGGTTTAATTTTTggattttgatattttttttttacctctgttttattttatttatttatttatttttaatttttttgcaGGATTATGTTCCAACAGTTTTTGACAATTTCAGTGCTAATGTGGCTGTTGATGGAAACATTGTCAACTTGGGATTATGGGATACTGCTGGTAATTTACCTCAATACAATTTATATATGATGTCCCACTTTGTCTGTATCCCGTCTTTGTCATGTCACACTTGCATTGTAGACTCGTAATGTACAATATAGTACTACAAACTATGTTGTACAGTATAGTCTACAATGTAGGTGGGACAAAGATCGGAAGTGGGACATCTTTGTCCCACCTGCAGTATGCCAGTATGGTTATACCGTACAACACTACATACCATGTTGTACGGTATAATGATACAATGCAGGtgtgataaagtattattaaagaTCCAAATCGGTACCCGGTTtcattttgacttttttttttttttgtaatttaaaGGCCAGGAAGATTATAGTAGATTAAGGCCCCTAAGCTACAGAGGTGCAGATGTATTTTTGTTAGCTTTCTCTTTAATCAGTACGGCAAGCTATGAAAATGTCTTGAAAAAGGTACACTTTTTTTAGTGCTAAGTGCTCTCTCCTTTTTATAAATATTCAAACTTTTAGTGGTCACTTTAAGATTCATAGTTGGcttatttgaatctgagttgagttttcactatcaaccctttttggtttttgattcttgaatctcgaaaaagaaaaaagaaatcatgaccagtggcgaagcttgaaaatttccaccggggggtcggaagtcactggacctaaaaattctatataagtaatTATTTTATacaaccgggggggggggggggggtcgaaaacgtatatgccTAAAAAgttctatacgaaacgtacatacataacattactgagcgaaaagtttggggggtcgggcgccccctccCCCCGGCCACTTGAAAGCTACGCCCCTGAtcatgacccccccccccccccccggccaCTTGAAAGCTACGCCCCTGATCATGACCAAGTCGAATTGTATTATTTTGTTCACAACACTAGGATcattttgacttttaaaagtcaaatggaTTTTCTTCTTACTTCAAAACCGATAAGATTACTTATATAAACCCTATTAAGTTTTTGATTCTTGATAATGAAAAAAGAAACCATGAGTTCAAATCTGTTTTCTGTTAACTTCTCGGGACGGTATGATTactttgacttttaaaagtcaagtGGGTTATCTTCTAACTTTAAAATTCATTTACAACTTCCTTACAGTGGATGCCTGAACTTCGACGATTTGCTCCAAATGTTCCAGTAGTACTTGTGGGGACAAAATTAGGTACAAACTACATTTCGCATTATATACGATCATCTTATTTTTACATttcattttaataaaatttatgtaAAGCATATTCAAGATTTTGTCAAAAAAACTAAGGGTGTCAACCGTGTCGGGTTGACGAGTTGAATTGTTGAAACCGAACACGACCCATATATATATTCGCATCAAATACATCAACCCTAACCCGATCACACTTAAAATTGTGTAACCTGAACATGACCAGTTTACGCCATCTAAATTGGTTAGATATGACAACCCAAAAATGATTATTTTCGTGCCAtgtcaaaaattttcaaaaaaataaaaataccgCGGATTAAGCTCCTTTGTATTTTTTTCCTTATAGATCTTCGCAATGACAATCGATATTTAGCTGATCATATGGGTTCTAATGTTATTACATCTGCCCAGGTACTAAATAATCAATATTTTGAGGGTTTttttagattatatatatatatatatatatatatatatatatatatatatatatatatatatatatatatattaatataattgTTATGTTTGTTAGGGTGAGGAACTGAGGAAACAAATTGGTGCAGCTGCTTATATCGAATGCAGCTCGAAAACTCAACAGGTAAACTTATTTTTCAAACCAAAATGCATTTATTTTTCATCATTGTTTATTTACTAGTTTTGAATAAACTTTGAAGTAAGCttatttttgtttctttgttttgaTTTATGATTAATAGAATGTCAAATCGGTTTTTGATACGGCCATTAAGGTTGTTCTTCAACCTCCAAGGCGGAAAGAGGTGATGAGGCAGAATAGGCGTAGAAGCTCCTCCGGTTGCTCGATCATGTACGTGCTACACTATACAACATGTTatatttttagagttaaatgccattttagtccctgtggtttggaccattttgccagtttagtccaaaagtttgaaacgttgccattttagtccaaatagttttaaaagttgCCATTATAGCCCACTGGGTTAACTCCATCCCTTTATTCTGTTAACCAGAAgggcatttcggtcattttatatgtaattctgttaactagaagggcaattcgaccatataaaatgatcgaattacccttctagctaacataaaaaatggacggagttaacccagtggactaaaatggcaccgcttgaaactatttggactaaaatgacaacgtttcaaacctttggactaaactggcaaaatggcccaaaccacagggactaaaatggcatttaactcatatTACACCcagtttaaaattttcgttttgtGGGTCCTATTTATACGATCCAAGAAGGAAACTTACCTTACACAAACTTTTGCTTGATGATAACAGGAGCATTATGTGTGGTGGTTGTGCTGCGTAGGGGCTTCCGTGTAGGATCTTTGATGTCGGTTTTGTTAATTTTCAGACTAGCGGATTTATTTTGATGGATTTATGTGTGAATGTTTCTAGTTGCAGTTGATATAGTTTGATGATTTAGTGTTTTTGCTGCTGGCTGCTTTTGAAGTTTGTATGAATAAATGTATGTAAAACTGTGGCGGTGTATGTTTCTGTTAATGGTTTAGTTTGCATAGAGCCACAACTACCGTCAGATATGACGATCATGCGTGCATTGGTGGTGGCCGCCTTGGCTCATTTATAGTGGTGGAAATGTGTCATGGTTTGGTTCAACTGGTTCGAGCCTTACAAGATTGGGCAAATTGATCTCAGTGAGATTGATTATAAAACCGTTTAGTGGTTTGCTCAGAATTATGGTCAACCGGATCAAATTGTTTCGATTTAACTGGTTTAGCTGATTTAAAACCAATAATAACAGCTCTAGATAAGCATATTGATATCTTCTTAATGGAGTAACAGGTAAAGGTTGTTTTCAAATTGTGATTGTTTCAGCAAATTAATTCATATGGATGAAGAAAAGTTTTTTGAGTTGAAATTGTAAATTTACTATAGTCCAGGGACCAAAGTTGTAGTTTACTTATTTGTTTTTAGTTTCTTTTTTATCCAAACTTTAATTTTTCTTTAATCTATGATATAATATATAGATTCAAAACCGTATTTATTTttaggaataatggattttaataatccaaactttcATCCATTGGCCGGCAACggacccaacttcaaaaataaccggTGGTGGTTCCAATTTTTCGtatattgtaaaccaatggacttttactaaaaaaaacccttaatttctttttgtcttCTTATCCTTTTCGGTTTAGTAAAGGTCCATTGGTTTATATTATACGAAAAAGCTGTTGAAAAGGATAAGgagacaaaaagaaattaaggttttttttactaaaagtccattggtttacaatatatGAAAAGTTGGGACCACCACCGGTTATTTCTGAAGTTGGGTCCGTTGCCGGCCAATGGGTaaaagtttggattattaaaatccattttgCCTTATTTTTATAGTCCAGGGACCAAGGTTGTAGTTTACTCTACttatttgtttttagtttatgtttttattcaaagtttattttttcttaaatttatgatatacaatatataaattcaAAACTGTATTCATTTTTATCTAAATTTTAGTATATTTTTCTATATTCTGGATCAACTCATATTCATCTCGTTACCATGCTGGCGAGACCTTCATGGCGCCCCGGTTTAACTGGCTCGGTATCGGTGGTGGCGCCCCTCCGGGCTATCGGTGGTGAGGTGGCAAATATGGCGCCCTTCACACCCTCCGGctttagtattttttttattatatattaaaattaaaaatcataataaaaataaactacatagaaaagaaattaaaataaaatagttaaatggGCGAACTTCCtacttactttttttttttttttttttttttttttttttttttggaaacggCAACTTTCATTAACAACTCGCACTACCTACCAGCAATACACTAGTAGGTAGCGGCAACAAGAACAAACACGAAAAAACGAAAACGAA is from Helianthus annuus cultivar XRQ/B chromosome 9, HanXRQr2.0-SUNRISE, whole genome shotgun sequence and encodes:
- the LOC110877139 gene encoding rac-like GTP-binding protein ARAC7, encoding MSVSKFIKCVTVGDGAVGKTCMLICYTSNKFPTDYVPTVFDNFSANVAVDGNIVNLGLWDTAGQEDYSRLRPLSYRGADVFLLAFSLISTASYENVLKKWMPELRRFAPNVPVVLVGTKLDLRNDNRYLADHMGSNVITSAQGEELRKQIGAAAYIECSSKTQQNVKSVFDTAIKVVLQPPRRKEVMRQNRRRSSSGCSIMSIMCGGCAA